In Synechococcus sp. UW69, a single genomic region encodes these proteins:
- the tatC gene encoding twin-arginine translocase subunit TatC has protein sequence MPLVDHLEELRQRVLRSLLAVVIGALVCLLGVKPLVRLLEAPASGIHFLQLAPGEFLFVSLKVAGYAGLTLALPYVLFQILAFVLPGLTVRERRLIAPAVAGSAVLFMAGLAFAWWALVPAALRFLVSYGADVVEPLWSIERYLDFVLLLMLATGLAFQLPVLQLLLGALRLVRWRPMLGAWRWVVLGSALAGAVLTPSTDPITMLLLAGAITALFLIGVGLVALTESLRPETP, from the coding sequence ATGCCCCTGGTGGACCACCTGGAAGAACTGCGTCAACGCGTGCTGCGCAGCCTGTTGGCCGTAGTGATCGGTGCACTGGTCTGCCTACTGGGCGTCAAGCCGCTGGTGCGGCTGCTCGAGGCGCCAGCCAGCGGCATTCATTTCCTCCAGCTCGCCCCAGGCGAGTTTCTGTTCGTCTCGCTCAAGGTGGCCGGTTATGCCGGACTCACCTTGGCCCTTCCCTATGTGCTGTTCCAAATCCTGGCTTTTGTTCTGCCAGGCCTGACAGTCCGCGAACGGCGCCTGATCGCCCCCGCCGTTGCTGGGTCAGCTGTTCTCTTCATGGCGGGCTTGGCTTTCGCCTGGTGGGCCCTCGTGCCGGCCGCACTGCGTTTTCTAGTGAGCTACGGCGCCGATGTCGTTGAGCCGCTTTGGTCGATCGAGCGCTACTTGGACTTTGTTCTTCTGCTGATGCTGGCGACCGGGCTGGCGTTTCAGCTGCCGGTGCTGCAGCTGCTCCTGGGTGCCCTGAGGCTGGTGCGCTGGCGGCCGATGCTTGGTGCCTGGCGCTGGGTTGTGCTGGGATCCGCCCTTGCTGGAGCCGTGCTGACGCCGTCCACGGATCCCATCACGATGTTGCTTCTCGCTGGAGCCATCACGGCGCTGTTTCTGATCGGAGTTGGCCTGGTGGCTCTGACCGAATCGCTCAGACCAGAAACTCCTTGA